The Lolium rigidum isolate FL_2022 chromosome 2, APGP_CSIRO_Lrig_0.1, whole genome shotgun sequence genomic interval gttggatcttgtgagctgcctaacatgatcaagatcatctatccgtaatgctatatgttgtgtttgtcgggatccgatggatagagaatactatgttatggtgattatcaatctattacctatgtgttgtttatgatcttgcatgctctccgttattagtagaggctcggccaagtttttgctcttaactccaagagggagtatttatgctcgatagtgggttcatgcctccattaaatccgggacgagtgacgtaaagttctaaggttgtggatgtgttgttgccactagggataaaacattgatgctatgtccaaggatgtagttattgattacattacgcaccacacttaatgcaattgtctgttgtttgcaacttaataccggaaggggttcggatgataacctgaaggtggactttttaggcatagatgcatgctggatagcggtctatgtattttgtcgtaatgcccaattaaatctcactatatttatcatatcatgtatgtgcattgtcatgccctctctatttgtcaattgcccgactgtaatttgttcacccaacatgctatttatcttatgggagagacacctctagtgaactgtggaccccggtcctattctttacatcgcatacaatctactcgcaatacttgttctttactcgttttctcgcaaacaatcatcttccacacaatacggttaatcctttgttacagacaagccggtgagattgacaacctcactgtttcgttggggcaaagtactttggttgtgttgtgcagggttccacgttggcgccggaatccctggtgttgcgccgcactacatcctaccgccatcaaccttcaacgtgcttcttggctcctcctggttcgataaaccttggtttctttctgagggaaaacttgctactgtacgcatcataccttcctcttggggttcccaacggacgtgtgttaattgcacgcatcagcaacatgtgaatcattatcattactagtggtggtaatagtccaaactttagctacattattctctttagcaagtttttcgttttcttctctttcccacctagcatgcaattcagccatcaatcttatattctcattaattctaacttggatggcatttgctgtagtaacaatcttattatcaatatccttattaggcataactttcaattttaaaagatcaacatcgagaggcaagtctatcaaccttagaagcaagaatatcaattttatcaagcttttcctcaacagatttgttaaaagcagtttgtgtactaataaattctttaagcatggcttaaagaccagggggtacactcctattattgttgtaagaattcccataagaattaccataaccattactattagcagaaggatatggcctatagttgttaccagaattattcctataagcattgttgttgaaattattatttttaataaagttcacatcaacatgttcttcttgggcaaccaatgaagctaaaggaacattattaggatcaacattagatctaccattcacaagcatagacataatcacatcaatcttatcactcaaggaagaggtttcttcaacagaatttaccttcttaccttgtggagccctttccgtgtgccattcagagtaatttgtcatcatatcatcaagaaactttgttgcggcgcctagagtgatggacataaaggtacctccaacagctgaatccaataggttccgcgaagaaaaattcaatcctgcatagaaggtttggatgatcatccaagtagttagtccatgggttgggcaattctttaccaaagatttcattctttcccacgcttgagcaacatgttcattatccaattgtttaaaattcattatgctacttctcaaagatataattttagcaggaggataatatctaccaataaaagcatccttacatttagtccatgaatcaatactattcttaggcaaagatagcaaccaatctttagctcttcctcttaaggagaaaggaaacaatttcaattttataatatcaccatctacatccttatacttttgcatttcacatagttcaacaaaattattaagatgggcagcagcatcattagaactaacaccagaaaattgctctctcatgacaagatttagtaaagcaggtttaatttgaaagaattctgctgcagtagcaggtgaagcaataggtgtgcataagaaatcattattatttgtgctagtgaagtcacacaacttagtgttttcaggagtattcattttaacagtagtaaataaagcaaactagataaagtaaatgcaagtagctaatttttttgtatttttaatatggagaacgcaaacaagacagtaaataaagtaaagctagcaactaatttttgtgtgttttattttagtgcagcaaacaaagtagtaaataaaataaagcaagacaaaaacaaagtaaagagattggaagtggaagactccccttgcagcgtgtcttgatctccccggcaacggcgccagaaaaagagcttgatgcgtgcaattaacacatgtctgttgggaacccaagaggaaggtgtgatgcgtacagtagcaagttttcctcagtaagaaaccaaggtttatcgaaccagtaggagccaagaagcacgttgaaggttgatggcggcgaaatgtagtgcggcgcaacaccagggattccggcgccaacgtggaacctgcacaacacaatcaaagtactttgccccaacgtaacggtgaggttgtcaatctcaccggcttgctcgtaaacaaaggattaattgtatagtgtggaagatgatgtttgtttgcgaagagcgagtaaagaacaattgcggtagattgtatttcggatgtaaagaatggaccggggtccacagttcactagtggtgtctctcccataagataagtagcatgttgggtgaacaaattacggttgggcaattgacaaataaagaaggcataacaatgcacatacatatatcatgatgagtactatgagatttaatcagggcattacgacaaagtacatagaccgctatccagcatgcatctatgcctaaatagtccactttcaggttatcatccgaaccccttacggtattaagttgcaagcaacagataattgcattaagtatggtgcgtaatgtaatcaacacaaatatccttagacaaagcatcaatgttttatccctagtagcaacaacacatccacaaccttagaactttctgtcactgtcccagattcaatggaggcatgaatccactatcgagcataaatactccctcttggagttacaagtatcaacttggccagtgcctctactagcaacggagagcatgcaagaacatagacaacatatatgatagattgataatcaacttgacatagtattcaatattcaccggatcccaacaaacacaatatgtagcattacaaatagatgatcttgatcatgataggcagctcacaagatctaacatgatagcacaatgaggagaagacaaccatctagctactgctatggacccatagtccaggggtgaactactcacacatcgatccggaggcgatcatggcgatgaagagccctccgggaggtgattcccctctccggcagggtgccggaggcgatctcctgaatcccccgagatgggattggcggcagcggcgtctttggaaggttttccgtatcgtggctctcggtacagagggtttcgcgacgaaggctttaagtaggcggaagggcggagtcggatgagtcacgggggccccacacgctagggctgcgcgggccccccttaggccgcgccgccctagtgtggcggcgccccgtggccccacttcgtttctccctcggtcttctggaagcttcgtggaaaaataagaccctaggcgttaatttcgtccaattccgagaatattttctttgtaggatttctgaaaccaaaaacagcagaaaacaagaatcggctcttcggcatctcgtcaataggttagtgccggaaaatacataataatgacatataatgtgtataaaacatgtgagtatcatcataaaagtagcatggaacataagaaattatagatacgtttgagacgtatcacgtcttcgcatgaggaggaaaagagagagaTGCTAACGGGAAGGTAGTTTATAGAGCATGCCAAGGAATAGAAGGCTCACTTTTCATGTTTATGTGTAAGGCTAAAAAAGCTGATGTAACAATAATGGTCTATTTTCAGTCCATGTGTGAGAAAATCCCAGCTCAATTGATCGGTAGTCATAATGGCGATTGGAAAATCCCATGAAGAAAACCGGACTGACAAGAATGAACAATTCGACTTTTTTAAATGTCTTGACCGTCCGAAACGAGGATTTGAAACAGGGGATTAAATGAGTAAATGCATACTAATGAAAGACAAAAATCTAACTTATGTCCAATTGCAAAATCAGCTAGATGATGGTTAGACAGGGGAGGTGCtatgcaccgacctggtcggcagtGATCCGGTGCCGCACACCCCTCTGGTCGTATGTGGGCTTGGCCCAGTTACAGTGAACCGTTCGGTATTTATTCTTGCTCGATGTTTTCGTGCATTTCCATGTTCCTGTCTGTTGTGTTTAGTCGATGCATTTCCCCTAATGATTTTCGTACTGTTTCGGACTGTttcattgaattttttttttgcattaacCAGAAGCTAAAAAGTGAACTGTACTGTTCAACGAaacatttttttttgcatcagaTATACATGATAAAAGGGAACTGTACTGATTCTTCCCCGTTTGTATAGCACGTAATACACATCAATGAGAAAAAACTGTCAAAATGTGACAAATAGGGACAAAACATTTTTCTGTCTGGGTACACAGAATTCATGTTTATCACTTGGAAACTCGTTTTCGATGCTTTCCTTCCGAATGATCTGTGAATCTCCTTGCCTTGTAGGAGAAGCATTTCCATGCTTGTGTTGTGTTCCTTTCCCTTATGAAATATCTGGGAAAATGAAatagagaaaagaagaaaaatctAGATTAATGTTTTTTGAAATGCAAAAGAAATTATATTAATTTCTTTGTACCGCTCAAAAAAATAAGAAACTTACTTTTATGATATATCATCTCTTCCTGCTCGGAGGATGTGAACTTTGGTCAATGAAGAAGGTGTGGAACCTGCGAAAGAGTGAGAAATTTCATTTTACTGTTTACCACAAGTTGGATTGACAATGCATTTCAGAGTCTTCATGTTTCCCATGACGTTCTGGCTGAAGAAGCTCAGGGATTTTCACAGATGAAAATATAAAGTTCAGAGTTACCGAATATACTCTTTTCTATAACTTATGTTTCTATGTGTTCATATTCTTCTTGTGAAGATGGGATGAAAAGTTTCTGAAGATGACACAATTTGACGAGACTGGACTATTTGGGGAACGAAAACAAAGGATGAAAAGTGTCATGAACACTTTACCCGCGGATAACTATAGTGCTCATAACCAGTGCTATAAACTGTTAGAAAGTGGAATAATTTTGCCATCAAATGGACAAGAAAGTGTAGGCTAGTACCAACGAAAAGAAGGTTTAAGGTGTGACATGATGGAAGGGCATAATGAAAACAGGTAAAAAAAGTACTGGTATGTTTAGCAATGAATTGTCTTGATAATGGTATCTCATTCTCATCATACTTGCTTATCACAAGTTGAGTAGAGATTTTTCACGTATGGCTTGAACGTCAAACTTTTTTTTAACATATGCCAAAGAGTGTATAAATTCCATacacgaaagaaaaagtcaaatgCTGAAGAATTAAAAGAATATGAAGCTAACATTTGAAAATGATTATACTTCAATTCTGTTGTACCATCTAATGAACTGAATGACAAAAATCCCagaatcatatttgcattaattgGAAGAATAGAAAATTCCAATAAGCATAAAAAAATAGGAGACAAAATAGAAAGGATTCTTGGCATGAGCAGTTCTACCTTCAACATAAATTAAAGCATGAACGGATTATGGGAATGAACAGTATTCTACATTGAACGAAAAATAAAAGCATGACTGGATTCTTCAAATGAACGGTTTCTACCTTGAACAAAAACAAATTCTTGGAATGAACGGTTTCGAACCTTGAAAAATAATGtaagcatgaacggattcttggcatgaGTGGTTTCGTACCTTGAACATAAATGcaagcatgaacggattcttggaaTGAACTGTTTTCtaccttgaacaaaaataaaagcatgaacGAATTATTGGCATGAACGGTTTTCTATCttgaacaaaaaataaaagcatgATCGGATTCTTGGAATGAACGGTTTCATACCTTGGAAAAGAATCATTAACTGATTCTTTCGCATGAGCGGTGCCTTGAACATAAATAAAAGCTTGCACAGATTTTTTCGGAATGAACGGTTTTCTACCTTGACCATAAAATATAAGCATGAacgaattcttctcattaatgaTTTCCTACCTTGACCTTAAATACAAGAATGAACAGAATCTTGGCATGAACAGTTTTGATAGCTTCAACATTAAATAATGCATGAACAaattcttggcatgaacggtttCCTACCTTGACCATAAATACGAGCATGAACGGATCGTTGGCATGAACTATTTTCTACCTTCAACAGAAATAAAAGCATGAACAGATTCTTGAATGAATGGTTTCGAACCGTGAACATAAATGCAAGCATGAACGGCTTTGGTAGCTTGACCATAAAATACGAGCATGAACGGTTTTCAACCTTGAACAAAAAACTAAACCATGAACGTATTCTTGGAATTAAAGGTTTTCTACCTTGAACATAAATTAAAAGCATGAACAGATTCTTGGCATGAGCGGTTTTCTtccttgaacaaaaataaaagcatgaacGGATTTTTGGAATGAACGGTTTCGtaccttgaacaaaaataaaattatGAATGGATTCTTGGAATGAACGGTTTCATACCTTGAACAAAAATGCAAGCATGAAcagattcttggcatgaacgatTTCGTACAAGGAACATATAAATCcaagcatgaacggattcttggcattAGCGGCTTTCTACCTTGAATATAAATAAAAGCATGCAGATTCTTGGAATGAACGTTTTACCtaccttgaacaaaaataaaagcatgacAGGATTCTTGGAATGAACGGTTTACCtaccttgaacaaaaataaaagcatgaacGATTCTTGGAATGAACGGTTTCGTACCTTAAATAAAAATGCAAAGCATGAACGCATTCTTGGAATTAACGGTTTTCTACCTTGAACATAAATAAACGCATGAACGCAGCTTTTATTTCAATATCCTTTGTCAAGATGAACGGTTTTCTACCTTGAACATAAATAAACGCATGAACGGAGCTTTTATTTCAATATCCGTGCAAAGCATGAACTGATTCTATGTATGAACCGTTTTTTTTtaccttgaacaaaaataaaagcatgaaTGGTTTTCTACTTTGAACAGTATCAGGACATGTGAAATGTTTGTGAGATTATTTTTAATAACTAAACCTGTGATAGATGATATAGGAAACAGGGCCACAGAGTTGTACCCAGTACTCAAGTCCGGAATCTGTATCAAGATGTAGCAGTTTGAACAAAACACACACTAACCTATCTACCATAACACAATGAAGTAAAAATCAATAGGCTACACATTGAGCCCTTACTTGCAGCACCTCCTACAGTATCAAACATGGAGATCAAGATGCTAATTTCCCTATGGCATTATATCTGGAGTAACAAAAGTGAAGCAACCAATCTTGCATCGATACATTCTATTTTATTCTAACACAGCTGcagaaaatatcaaatttgtaCCGTACTACACCTGCAGAATTGCAATGCTCACCCAACCAAATCTGATTGGAATGGCTGAAAGCCTGACATGTTACTCCTCGTTCAATCCAGTAGCACTGCAGTAGTGCCCCTATTACAGTGCGATGGGCTGTCGTGGAATACTTAACTATGCATTTCTATGCTCTCATCCGTGTATGCTAGTACAAATTAAATGCTGGACTAACCAATCACGCCTCCTCACTATATCACAGGCAGCAACAACACCCATTCACCAGGTAAATACCAGAATCGCATTTAGGCTACCGGATCGAACATCTCCAGCACAAATCCTAGCTCTGATTTTCTTAACACGCCTACGAAAAAGTCACACAGGGTACGCAAAAGTCGCCGGGAAGATGCCCTCGTTTCGGCCGGAGATGCATTAGGGCCGAATCGGATCAAAGCACAGCGGTAAACTAACGAAACAACCGAACAAATAGTCCAGTAACGAGACGAAATCGCCTCACAAGAAACACGAATAGACCTCGAGAATTCAGTGCGGGGAGCGAACCGAACCTGAGGCTCCGGACGAAGTGGGATGGAGCGGGGGGCGAGGGGCGCGCGACTCGGCGATCTGATCCGTGCTCCGAGCTCGCAATTTGGAAGTTGGGGAAGCGAAGCGGGCCACGGAGACACCTAAGAACGAAGAAGAACGACGAAGAAAGAAGGGAAAGAAACAGAACACCGAAGCAGGATATGGGCCGGCCCAAACGATACCGGGGGGGTGTGCGGCAAGTcgtatacaccgacctggtcggtgtataggatccgCCGTTAGACAGTCCCTTAATAAAACAATCAGAATGGCTTTTCCTAAAAAAAGTTAGAGAAATAGGAGAAGGCGAGGTAGGTTGGGTCAAGCCCACTGATGGAATATGCTCGCGGCCCACACTGCAAGGCGCTGGACCCACCCACGCACCCGGGGGAGCTTTAAGATCCGACCGCCACGCGCGAGTCCCGTGCGAGATCGGACGGCGGAGAGCGATTCCACAAGTCGCACAAAGCGCAAGGGCGTCCGCCTCCATTTCACCTCCCTCCTCACCGCACCAGCCATGGCGCTCGCCGCTCGCCTCGTCTCCCGCTCCCGTCAGGTTCGCCCGCCCCGCCCATCCTAGCTCCCGTTAGATCTGGTCCGGATCACGCGCGGCCCGCCGCCGGGCTGCCCGCGCAGGATCTCGGTCGCTCCGTTGATGTTTGTTTTGTCAAGTCGTGGATCGTGGCGCTGTCTTGCCGTATTCGGAGGGCGAGAGCGGTGATGGGTAGGTCTCCGAGTGTGATGCGCTCTGATTCGGCCGCGGTTGTCGGATCGATTGGGTTGGGATCAGTGGGAGCGGCTCCGTGAGCACAGGGAATATGCTCGGAGATCGGAGGGGATAGACCAGGGAAATACCTTGTTTCCCGACAACTCCAGTCCAGATCTTTCAGCCCCAATTCTTCATGTTCTTACTTTCCTGTTTTCCAAGCCGTGTATCTCCTGTGCTGAAATGTTGTTCATAGCTTTACCGTCAAATTTGAGGTCGTAATAATGCAGTAGCCAACTTATTCTGGCATACGTTTTGCTAATTCTGCCTAGGAATACTCTACAGCATCTAGTGCAGCGTCAGTGACAGTTAATTCAAAACAAGTTATTAGTCtgtgaagtttcagtttggagctATCTTTTCGTCAGGACGTTTCGTTTACGATGCCTATCATATTTAGATCGTGTGAATGCTGATCAGCTTGTTGATTATATGTTCTTGTAGCTCTATTCTGCCCAAGCTGCTTTGGCCAATGGAGGCGTCTCTCAACTACGCTCGTATGCCAAGGAGGCAGCTCCAGCTGACCGCCCTCCTGTCAGCGGAGATGGTATGCATCTTAATGTTACTCTGCATTTGTATGAGATTAGCACCACTCCGTACTGTGCAGCGGTGTTAGTTTTGGAGTTTAGTTTCTAATGAGTGTTTATGATTATGTGCATAGTCCAGTACTGTTAGTTCTGGAAAAACTGTCAAATTATAATTTATAACCGTTCTAGTCTGGAACTCTTTTGGTGCGATAGTTTCATACAAGCTTTAGAAATTTTGTAATCTCTACTATTTCCTGGCTTGTTGAACTATTTAATTTGTGAACTGCTTATGCTGCTGCATAATAGAACCTAGTGGCTCTCTTTtggagttaactttggtctattcAATATATCTCCTATGACTAAGCTGTACCTTTATGACGGATCAATGAGTGCTTCCCCTTTCCATGAACATGCAAAATATGCTTTCATTTTGAATTTCCGTTAGTTTGTCAGTTTATCATTTATGTTCTTGCTTTATGAAGATTGTAGTCTCAGTACTGCTCTTCTGCTCTTGCTAGATTTAATCCTAATCCCTTTATTTCCATGCTGTATAGACCTATTGAAAGGCATATTCTTCGAGGTAAAGAAGAAGTTCGAGACAGCACTTAGTGTCCTTAAGAAGGAGAAGATCACGATTGATCCAGATGACCCAACAGCAGTTGCTGGTTATGCCCAAGTCATGAGGACTGTACGAGACAAGTAAGAAAATCTATGGGCTTTTGTACTGCATGTATTCATGACTAAACGTCTCACTTTCCTGTTGTCTTCATTTTTGTGTTCTGCTGCACAATGTTCTACTGACTGTGCTTAGGTGCTAGTAAACGTGGATAGGAAATTTCAtcattaagtactaagagttgttACTGTATACCAAATTACCAATCAAGAGTGCTTATTAGGATCCTGAAGAACAATTTGTTGGATACAATCTGGTCCAAGTTCTGCATGAATACAAATCTTAATATGTTCTCATATCTTTATTTTAAAACCTTTGATTCGTCAAACCCTATAGTGCAAGAGTTCTTATTAGGGTCCTGAAGAACAATTTGTTGGATACAATCTAATACAACTCTTAATGTGTATCTCTTTTTTTTAACCTTTGATTCTTCAAACCCTATAGTGCAAGATTACAATATCAGTAGGATGATAAAAGATTCAAGATTTATATTACTTGCTGATAATCTTGCAAAGATACCATTTTTCAGGGTGTAAGATCTATTTCTCGCAAACTAAAGAAGTTTTACGTACACATTTTAATGCGTGTTGATAAGATTTCTTTTTGGAATCAACTTGCTGGGACATAGCCATCTGTAAAAGGAGTTCTGTATGAATGTAGCACCACAAGCAAGCATGCACTTCTCTGCTAAAATTTTCTTAGTTAATCTCACATTCGAGATTGTTGTCAGTGGCCTGATCACCTATTATGCTACCATTATCTAAATGCAGGGCAGGTCTTCTTTCTGATTCTCAGAGAATTAAATATACTATCGAGACTTTCACGAAGGACATCCCTGATGCAAGGACGTACTTGAATACCCTGCAGGAGATCAGGAAAAAGTATGTCGGTTACCTAATCAATAGCCTGTTTTTTTTGAGTGGTCATTGTTTGAGTACATAAAAACATGTAAAAAAATGCTTAATCTTCTTATGAACATTTGTTGGCATTGCAATATTTTTGCAATTAATTTCTTatataaactttttttttctgtGATAAAGGAGTGGACTTATAGATGAAATTGGTATTGAGGCTTTAATGATGGAAGCTCTGGAGAAGGTTGAAAAAGACATTAAGAAGCCACTTCTGAGGAGCGACAAGAAGAACATGGCTCTCCTTGTTGCTGAGTTTGATAAGATTAACAAAAAGTATGTAAATATGTGTATCTTCCTCTGAACTTGATGGTGTCAATTTTGTTTTAGTTGCAAGATATATCATTGATAGTTTCATATAGATGAATCTTTGCTGACCACTGAATCTCTGATCTTGATAGTGTCAATTTTGTTTCAGTTGATATATCATTAATAGTTTCATATAGATGCATCTTTGCTGATCACTGAATATGGATCGTTCGTATTTTATTAACTTTTAACCCAGACATTGAATGAGACATCATTTCTGGTTTCCCTTGGGAAAAAGAATGCATAAGTCCTATGGTCGATTTGCAATAGTTTTCATGCTGCAATTTTTTTTATAACGATTGCATGTCCAACTGTATATTGTTCCTTATGGTTGGTGGTCTGGATCCATTGCAACAGATGCAGATTTAG includes:
- the LOC124691370 gene encoding probable ATP synthase 24 kDa subunit, mitochondrial; this encodes MALAARLVSRSRQLYSAQAALANGGVSQLRSYAKEAAPADRPPVSGDDLLKGIFFEVKKKFETALSVLKKEKITIDPDDPTAVAGYAQVMRTVRDKAGLLSDSQRIKYTIETFTKDIPDARTYLNTLQEIRKKSGLIDEIGIEALMMEALEKVEKDIKKPLLRSDKKNMALLVAEFDKINKKLGIRKEDLPKIEEELEMEIAKSELSELKKECVEAMEGQLKREEFKDEVMPDVRKLDIRNFL